In Camarhynchus parvulus chromosome Z, STF_HiC, whole genome shotgun sequence, a genomic segment contains:
- the ARHGEF39 gene encoding rho guanine nucleotide exchange factor 39 has product MSVSSLSFVVGANTVEDQRARWERKRSRTAKELLETEHKYLEQLDLVLTYFVTILKAKGTLKPAVLETVFGPLESLYSASHVLSLHLEKGNLGPGLENFCQSLDLYGHYAENLEHANKTLKEQVRKNKSFRRFKKLQETRPQFQGRQLEDLLPLPLQRLHQYKHFFRDLLENTSPDTAEYQKLAKTVKSVCEVSHRVQDIFDKRENSLQLLRVQKLLKGQKTQVLTAGRWYIREGWLLVVPAKGEELKRRMFFLFSDILIAAKPCHPLHLLNSSKLSCQAVYPLHQCSVDKVFGHTWSQGGLLSLSFPHKTLLLMSSNQQEINDWYQSLTAVVRQLKA; this is encoded by the exons ATGAGTGTCTCATCCCTGTCATTCGTGGTCGGAGCAAACACTGTGGAAGACCAGCGGGCTCGCTGGGAGAGAAAGCGCAGCAGGACAGCCAAGGAACTGCTGGAAACAGAACACAAATACCTTGAGCAGCTGGATTTGGTGCTCACA tACTTTGTGACAATTTTAAAGGCCAAAGGGACGCTGAAGCCTGCTGTGTTGGAAACTGTATTTGGACCCCTGGAGTCCTTATATTCAGCCAGCCA TGTTCTGTCACTTCACCTGgagaaagggaatttgggaCCAGGACTGGAAAATTTTTGCCAGAGTCTGGATCTTTATGGCCACTATGCTGAGAATTTGGAGCATGCAAATAAAACCTTGAAG GAGCAAGTGAGGAAAAATAAGTCATTCCGACGATTTAAGAAGCTCCAGGAGACTCGACCTCAGTTCCAAGGGAGGCAGCTAGAAGATCTGCTTCCTTTgcccctgcagaggctgcaccA GTACAAGCATTTCTTCAGAGACCTGCTGGAGAACACCAGCCCAGACACTGCTGAGTACCAGAAACTTGCAA AGACTGTGAAATCTGTTTGTGAGGTATCTCACCGGGTCCAAGACATCTTTGATAAGAGAGAGAACTCCTTGCAGCTACTTCGGGTTCAGAAATTGCTCAAAGGACAAAAGACTCAGGTTTTGACTGCAG GGCGCTGGTATATCCGGGAAGGCTGGCTTTTGGTGGTGCCTGCAAAGGGAGAAGAACTAAAGCGCAGGATGTTCTTCCTGTTCTCTGATATCCTCATTGCAGCGAAGCCCTGCCACCCACTGCACCTGCTGAACTCCAGCAAACTGTCCTGCCAGGCTGTCTACCCGCTCCACCAGTGCTCAGTGGATAAAGTGTTCGGCCACACGTGGAGCCAGGGAGGGCTCCTCAGT ctttcctttccACACAAGACACTGCTGTTGATGTCCAGCAACCAACAAGAGATCAATGACTGGTACCAGAGTCTCACAGCTGTGGTCAG gcagctgaaagCCTGA
- the MRPL17 gene encoding 39S ribosomal protein L17, mitochondrial, which produces MRLSVAAAISHGRVYRRLGLSPQSRLDLLRNLVTALVRHERIETPWARADEMRGYAERLIDYAKRGDKDERAMRMADFWLTEKDLIHKLFKVLAPRFQPHAGSYTRLLQIPNRDGLDRAKMAVIELKGNPLPPLVRPRRDSDRTLLNQLLKGYRQDAQRARGTSV; this is translated from the exons ATGCGGCTGTCGGTGGCGGCCGCCATCTCGCATGGCCGCGTCTACCGGCGGCTGGGGCTCAGCCCGCAGTCACGCCTGGACCTGCTGCGGAACCTGGTGACAGCGCTGGTGCGCCATGAGCGCATCGAGACGCCCTGGGCGCGGGCCGACGAGATGCGCGGCTACGCCGAGCGG CTCATCGACTACGCCAAGCGGGGGGACAAGGACGAGCGCGCCATGCGCATGGCGGATTTCTGGCTGACC GAGAAGGACCTCATCCACAAGCTGTTCAAGGTGCTGGCGCCCCGCTTCCAGCCGCACGCCGGCAGCTACACGCGGCTGCTGCAGATCCCCAACCGGGACGGGTTGGACCGCGCTAAGATGGCGGTGATCGAGCTGAAGGGGAACCCGCTGCCGCCGCTCGTCCGCCCGCGCCGCGACTCCGACAGGACGCTGCTGAACCAGCTGCTCAAGGGATACCGGCAGGACGCGCAGCGGGCCCGCGGCACCTCCGTCTAG